A genomic stretch from Solanum stenotomum isolate F172 chromosome 8, ASM1918654v1, whole genome shotgun sequence includes:
- the LOC125874700 gene encoding uncharacterized protein LOC125874700: MGFTKLKEEHKCSKAHHEVKSKQRDIVSSFSHQKYLKDPNFLKSRKIKFIIFLMNQIRGQYSCNALYYYNCFLKCCFFCHKPLNLHKEVYMYRGELGFCSVDCRNRQINLDELKKIETFTKKMLASFIHRRRQVGRSTEITVPSGDYRRRGAKNQVTFTFS, translated from the exons ATGGGCtttacaaaattgaaagaagagCATAAGTGTTCTAAAGCTCATCATGAAGTTAAAAGCAAGCAAAGAGATATAGTTTCATCATTTTCTCATCAGAAGTATTTAAAAGATCCCAATTTTCTAAAATctagaaaaattaaattcataattttccTTATGAATCAAATTAGAGGTCAATATTCTTGCAATGCTCTTTACTACTATAATTGTTTTCTCAAATGTTGTTTCTTCTGTCATAAGCCTCTTAACCTTCACAAGGAAGTTTACATGTACAG GGGTGAGCTGGGTTTCTGTAGTGTGGATTGCCGGAATAGACAGATAAACTTGgatgaattgaaaaaaattgagacttttactaaaaaaatgttAGCATCTTTTATCCATCGGCGTCGACAGGTTGGCCGGAGTACTGAAATTACCGTTCCATCGGGGGATTACCGGCGGCGTGGTGCTAAGAATCAAGTTACATTCACCTTTTCATAG
- the LOC125874512 gene encoding alanine aminotransferase 2-like: MRRFISHKTINLISKATTSSISSSSPSPNSPSLSPNSPLTSLLRFFSTLHPSSPDSMASDYSATPITMDNINPKVLKCEYAVRGEIVSIAQTLQQNLKDNPGSHPFDEILYCNIGNPQSLAQQPITFFREVLALCDHPSILDKSETQGLFSADAIERAFQILEQIPGRATGAYSHSQGIKGLRDTIASGMKARDGFPADPNDLFLTDGASPAVHMMMQLLIRSENDGILCPIPQYPLYSASIALHGGTLVPYYLDEQTGWGLEISELEHQLKTAKSKGIDVRALVVINPGNPTGQVLGEANQREIVEFCKKEGLVLLADEVYQENVYVPDKKFHSFKKISRSMGYGETDISLVSFQSVSKGFYGECGKRGGYMEVTGFSPEVREQIYKLASVNLCSNISGQILASLIMSPPKVGDESYESFSAEKEAILSSLARRAKTLEDALNSLEGVTCNRAEGAMYLFPCINLPDKAIKAAEEAKTAPDAFYAKHLLNATGIVVVPGSGFRQVPGTWHFRCTILPQEEKIPAIVSRLTEFHKKFMDEFRC, from the exons ATGCGTCGATTCATATCACACAAAACCATAAATCTCATCAGCAAAGCCACAACTAGTTCTATTTcgtcttcttctccttctccaaATTCTCCATCACTTTCTCCTAATTCTCCATTAACTTCTCTTCTTCGTTTCTTCTCCACTCTTCATCCTTCTTCTCCTGATTCAATGGCTTCCGATTATTCGGCAACTCCCATCACTATGGATAACATTAATCCAAAG GTTTTGAAATGTGAGTATGCTGTTCGTGGAGAGATTGTATCAATTGCTCAG ACATTGCAGCAAAACCTCAAGGATAATCCAGGTTCTCATCCCTTTGATGAG ATCCTATATTGCAATATTGGAAATCCTCAATCACTGGCTCAGCAGCCTATCACTTTCTTTAGAGAG GTCCTTGCATTATGTGATCATCCATCCATTTTGGACAAAAGTGAAACACAAGGTCTATTCAG TGCGGATGCCATAGAACGAGCTTTCCAGATCCTTGAACAAATTCCTGGGAGAGCAACTGGTGCATACAGCCACAGTCAG GGTATCAAAGGATTACGGGACACAATCGCTTCTGGTATGAAAGCTCGTGATGGTTTCCCTGCTGATCCAAATGATCTTTTCTTGACTGATGGTGCAAGCCCAGCG GTTCACATGATGATGCAGCTGCTCATCAGGTCAGAGAATGATGGAATTCTCTGTCCCATTCCCCAGTATCCTCTTTACTCTGCTTCGATTGCCCTCCATGGTGGAACTCTT GTTCCTTATTATCTTGATGAACAAACAGGATGGGGGCTTGAGATCTCAGAGCTTGAGCATCAGTTGAAAACTGCAAAATCCAAGGGTATTGATGTTAGGGCTTTGGTTGTGATCAATCCGGGCAACCCAACTGGGCAG GTTCTTGGTGAGGCCAACCAACGGGAAATTGTAGAATTCTGCAAGAAGGAAGGACTTGTCCTTCTGGCTGATGAA GTTTATCAAGAAAATGTTTATGTGCCTGACAAGAAATTTCACTCATTTAAGAAAATTTCCCGCTCTATGGGATATGGGGAAACGGATATATCCTTAGTGTCTTTTCAGTCTGTGTCCAAAG GGTTCTATGGAGAGTGTGGAAAGCGAGGAGGTTACATGGAGGTCACTGGTTTTAGCCCTGAAGTGAGGGAGCAGATATACAAATTGGCGTCTGTTAATTTGTGTTCCAACATCTCTGGTCAGATACTTGCAAGCCTCATCATGAGTCCCCCAAAG GTAGGAGATGAATCATACGAGTCTTTTTCTGCCGAGAAAGAAGCGATACTCTCGTCCTTGGCGAGACGTGCTAAG ACACTAGAAGATGCACTCAATAGTTTGGAAGGAGTGACATGCAATAGGGCAGAAGGGGCTATGTATCTTTTTCCATGTATTAATTTACCCGATAAAGCAATAAAAGCAGCAGAAGAAGCTAAAACTGCACCAGACGCTTTTTATGCTAAACACCTTCTTAATGCCACTGGAATTGTTGTTGTTCCAGGCTCTGGATTCCGTCAG GTTCCTGGAACCTGGCATTTTAGGTGCACAATATTACCACAAGAAGAGAAGATACCAGCTATCGTATCTCGTCTTACAGAATTCCATAAAAAGTTCATGGATGAATTCCGCTGCTAA